From the Clarias gariepinus isolate MV-2021 ecotype Netherlands chromosome 3, CGAR_prim_01v2, whole genome shotgun sequence genome, one window contains:
- the sostdc1b gene encoding sclerostin domain-containing protein 1b translates to MCLNMHGNWLMIFFSALLKCCQGVQNGITELSDGTLAFSLQEVQSNRSLNEARNSWRHGESTVQIEQSQLGCRELRSTKYISDGQCTSLKAVKELVCAGECVPTNLLPNWIGGGYWARRYVSDWRCMNEHVHTQRVRLWCRDGSTRMYKVTAVTSCKCKRYTRQHNKSDLKP, encoded by the exons ATGTGCTTGAACATGCATGGTAACTGGCTGATGATTTTCTTCAGTGCTCTGCTGAAATGCTGCCAAGGAGTTCAGAATGGTATAACTGAACTGTCAGATGGTACCCTGGCCTTTTCACTCCAGGAAGTTCAGTCCAATAGGTCTTTAAATGAAGCACGCAACAGCTGGAGGCATGGAGAAAGCACAGTGCAAATAG AGCAAAGCCAGCTGGGTTGCAGAGAACTTCGGTCCACTAAGTACATATCAGATGGCCAGTGCACTAGCCTGAAGGCAGTGAAGGAACTGGTGTGTGCTGGGGAGTGTGTACCCACTAACCTGTTACCCAACTGGATTGGAGGAGGATACTGGGCACGGCGGTATGTTTCTGATTGGAGGTGCATGAATGAGCATGTGCACACGCAGCGCGTCAGGCTCTGGTGTCGAGATGGCAGTACACGCATGTACAAGGTCACTGCTGTGACATCGTGCAAATGCAAGCGCTACACGCGACAACACAACAAGTCCGACCTCAAGCCTTGA